The Lysobacter gummosus genome includes a region encoding these proteins:
- the rpsG gene encoding 30S ribosomal protein S7: MSRKGSTPQRSVLPDPKHGSETIARFINMVMQSGKKSVAEKIVYGAMDVIGEKNPNALELVEKALTNVSPSVEVKSRRVGGATYQVPVEVRTSRRMALAMRWLIESARKRGESSMPRKLAAELLDASENRGAAIKKREETHRMAEANRAFAHYRW; the protein is encoded by the coding sequence ATGTCGCGTAAAGGTTCCACCCCACAGCGTTCGGTTCTGCCCGATCCCAAGCACGGCAGCGAGACGATCGCGCGCTTCATCAATATGGTCATGCAGAGCGGCAAGAAGTCCGTCGCCGAGAAGATCGTTTACGGCGCAATGGACGTCATCGGTGAAAAGAATCCGAACGCCCTTGAGCTGGTCGAGAAGGCGCTGACCAATGTGTCGCCGTCGGTCGAAGTGAAGTCGCGTCGCGTCGGCGGCGCCACCTACCAGGTGCCGGTCGAAGTTCGCACCTCGCGCCGCATGGCGCTGGCGATGCGTTGGCTGATCGAATCCGCGCGCAAGCGCGGCGAGAGCTCGATGCCGCGCAAGCTGGCCGCCGAGCTGCTCGATGCTTCGGAAAACCGCGGCGCGGCGATCAAGAAGCGCGAAGAGACCCACCGCATGGCGGAAGCGAACCGCGCGTTCGCCCACTACCGCTGGTGA
- the rpoC gene encoding DNA-directed RNA polymerase subunit beta' has product MKDLLNLFNQQRPALDFDAIKIALASPDLIRSWSFGEVKKPETINYRTFKPERDGLFCAAIFGPIKDYECLCGKYKRMKHRGVVCEKCGTEVTLAKVRRERMGHIDLASPVAHIWFLKSLPSRIGLMLDMTLRDIERILYFEAYVVTEPGLTPMERGNLLTEEQYLTARQEHGDDFEAAMGAEAVYDLLRTIDLQAEMLQLKEEIASTNSETKLKRLTKRIKLVEAFLESGNRPEWMVMTVLPVLPPDLRPLVPLEGGRFATSDLNDLYRRVINRNNRLRRLLELNAPDIIVRNEKRMLQESVDALMDNGRRGRAITGTNKRPLKSLADMIKGKQGRFRQNLLGKRVDYSGRSVIVVGPTLRLHECGLPKKMALELFKPFIFAKLQRRGLATTIKAAKKLVEREEAEVWDILEEVIREHPVLLNRAPTLHRLGIQAFEPVLIEGKAIQLHPLVCTAFNADFDGDQMAVHVPLSLEAQLEARALMMASNNILSPANGEPIIVPSQDVVLGLYYMTRALENKAGEGMVFANVAEVKRAYDNRVVQIHAKVKVRISEIVINEDGTREPKTSIVDTTVGRALLREILPDGLPYALANTELTKKNISRLINSCYRMLGLKDTVVFADRLMYTGFAYATRAGVSIGIDDMIIPGEKKGILAEAETEVLEIQQQYQSGLVTAGERYNKVVDIWSRTNERVAKAMMDAIGTDTVANAEGKMVPQKSMNSIYIMADSGARGSQAQIRQLAGMRGLMARPDGSIIETPITANFREGLNVLQYFISTHGARKGLADTALKTANSGYLTRRLVDVAQDVVITEDDCGTLEGLTMTPIVEGGDVVEPLRDRVLGRVVAEDVFLPGNDEDPIVTRNTLLDEAWVAKLEDASVQSIKVRSTITCTSSFGVCANCYGRDLGRGHLVNHGEAVGVVAAQSIGEPGTQLTMRTFHIGGAASRAAAIDNVTVKTTGSIKFNNLKHVGHANGHLVAVSRSGELSVLDPHGRERERYKLPYGATVNIKDGAEIKAGQTVANWDPHNHPIVSEVAGFIRFIDFVDGVTVIEKTDELTGLASREITDPKRRGSQGKDLRPIVRIVDKNGKDLSIPNTDLPAQYLLPPRSIVNLQDGAAVGVGDVVAKIPQEASKTRDITGGLPRVADLFEARKPKDPAILAEVSGIVSFGKDTKGKQRLIIKQADGEEHEELIPKYRQIIVFEGEHVEKGETVVDGEPSPQDILRLLGVEPLAVYLTKEIQDVYRLQGVKINDKHIEVIVRQMLRKVEITDHGDSKFLHGEQIERQRFVEENARLLARNLIPAKYDPVLLGITKASLATESFISAASFQETTRVLTEAAVRGTRDGLRGLKENVIVGRLIPAGTGLAYHTQRRKNASGLTDQEMEALSGPVVAVEAPAPAAAEAVTGDDNA; this is encoded by the coding sequence ATGAAAGACTTGCTCAATCTCTTCAACCAGCAGCGTCCCGCGCTGGACTTCGACGCGATCAAGATCGCGTTGGCTTCTCCCGACCTGATCCGTTCGTGGTCGTTCGGCGAAGTGAAGAAGCCGGAAACCATCAACTACCGTACCTTCAAGCCCGAACGCGACGGCCTGTTCTGCGCCGCGATCTTCGGGCCGATCAAGGACTACGAGTGCCTGTGCGGCAAGTACAAGCGCATGAAGCACCGTGGCGTGGTCTGCGAGAAGTGCGGCACCGAAGTCACGCTGGCCAAGGTCCGCCGCGAACGCATGGGTCACATCGACCTGGCTTCGCCGGTCGCCCACATCTGGTTCCTCAAGTCGCTGCCCTCGCGTATCGGCCTGATGCTGGACATGACCCTGCGCGACATCGAGCGCATCCTGTACTTCGAAGCCTATGTCGTGACCGAACCGGGTCTGACCCCGATGGAACGCGGCAACCTGCTGACCGAAGAGCAGTACCTGACCGCGCGCCAGGAGCACGGCGACGACTTCGAAGCCGCCATGGGCGCCGAAGCCGTCTACGACCTGCTGCGCACGATCGATCTGCAGGCCGAGATGCTGCAGCTGAAGGAAGAGATCGCCTCGACCAACAGCGAAACCAAGCTCAAGCGCCTGACCAAGCGCATCAAGCTGGTCGAAGCCTTCCTTGAATCCGGCAACCGTCCGGAGTGGATGGTCATGACCGTGCTGCCGGTGCTGCCGCCGGACCTGCGTCCGCTGGTCCCGCTGGAAGGCGGCCGCTTCGCGACCTCCGACCTCAACGACCTGTACCGCCGCGTCATCAACCGCAACAACCGCCTGCGCCGCCTGCTCGAACTCAATGCGCCCGACATCATCGTGCGCAACGAGAAGCGCATGCTGCAGGAGTCGGTCGACGCCCTGATGGACAACGGCCGCCGCGGCCGCGCCATCACCGGCACCAACAAGCGCCCGCTCAAGTCGCTGGCCGACATGATCAAGGGCAAGCAGGGCCGGTTCCGTCAGAACCTGCTCGGCAAGCGCGTTGACTACTCGGGCCGTTCGGTCATCGTGGTCGGCCCGACCCTGCGCCTGCACGAGTGCGGCCTGCCGAAGAAGATGGCGCTGGAGCTGTTCAAGCCCTTCATCTTCGCCAAGCTGCAGCGTCGCGGCCTGGCGACCACGATCAAGGCCGCCAAGAAGCTGGTCGAGCGCGAAGAAGCGGAAGTCTGGGACATCCTCGAAGAGGTGATCCGCGAGCATCCGGTGCTGTTGAACCGCGCGCCGACCCTGCACCGCCTGGGCATCCAGGCGTTCGAGCCGGTGTTGATCGAAGGCAAGGCCATTCAGCTGCACCCGCTGGTCTGCACCGCGTTCAACGCCGACTTCGACGGTGACCAGATGGCCGTCCACGTGCCGCTCTCGCTGGAAGCCCAGCTGGAAGCGCGCGCGCTGATGATGGCGTCGAACAACATCCTCTCGCCGGCCAACGGCGAGCCGATCATCGTGCCGTCGCAGGACGTCGTGCTGGGTCTGTACTACATGACCCGCGCCTTGGAGAACAAGGCGGGCGAGGGCATGGTGTTCGCCAACGTCGCCGAAGTGAAGCGCGCCTACGACAACCGCGTCGTGCAGATCCACGCCAAGGTCAAGGTCCGCATCAGCGAGATCGTGATCAACGAGGACGGCACCCGCGAGCCCAAGACCTCGATCGTCGACACCACCGTCGGCCGCGCCCTGCTGCGCGAGATCCTGCCCGACGGCCTGCCGTACGCGCTGGCCAACACCGAGCTGACCAAGAAGAACATCAGTCGTCTGATCAACTCGTGCTACCGCATGCTCGGCCTGAAGGACACCGTCGTGTTCGCCGACCGCCTGATGTACACCGGCTTCGCTTACGCGACCCGCGCCGGCGTCTCCATCGGCATCGACGACATGATCATCCCGGGCGAGAAGAAGGGCATCCTGGCCGAGGCCGAGACCGAAGTGCTGGAAATCCAGCAGCAGTACCAGTCCGGTCTGGTCACCGCCGGCGAGCGCTACAACAAGGTCGTCGATATCTGGTCGCGCACGAACGAGCGCGTGGCCAAGGCGATGATGGACGCGATCGGCACCGACACCGTCGCCAATGCGGAAGGCAAGATGGTTCCGCAGAAGTCGATGAACTCGATTTACATCATGGCCGACTCCGGCGCGCGTGGTTCGCAGGCGCAGATCCGTCAGCTGGCCGGTATGCGCGGCCTGATGGCGCGTCCCGACGGCTCGATCATCGAAACGCCGATCACCGCGAACTTCCGCGAAGGCCTGAACGTTCTTCAGTACTTCATCTCGACCCACGGCGCGCGTAAGGGCCTGGCCGATACCGCGTTGAAGACGGCGAACTCGGGTTACCTGACCCGTCGTCTGGTCGACGTGGCGCAGGACGTGGTGATCACCGAAGACGACTGCGGCACGCTCGAAGGTCTGACCATGACCCCGATCGTCGAAGGCGGCGACGTGGTCGAACCGCTGCGCGATCGCGTGCTGGGCCGCGTCGTGGCCGAGGACGTGTTCCTGCCGGGCAACGACGAAGATCCGATCGTCACCCGCAACACCCTGCTCGACGAAGCCTGGGTGGCCAAGCTCGAGGACGCCAGCGTCCAGTCGATCAAGGTCCGCTCCACGATCACCTGCACCAGCAGCTTCGGCGTGTGCGCGAACTGCTACGGTCGCGACCTCGGCCGCGGCCACCTGGTCAACCACGGCGAAGCGGTCGGCGTCGTCGCCGCTCAGTCGATCGGCGAGCCCGGCACCCAGCTGACCATGCGTACCTTCCACATCGGTGGTGCGGCATCGCGAGCTGCGGCGATCGACAACGTCACGGTCAAGACCACCGGTTCGATCAAGTTCAACAACCTCAAGCACGTCGGTCACGCCAACGGTCACCTGGTCGCGGTCTCGCGTTCGGGCGAACTGTCGGTGCTCGACCCGCACGGCCGCGAGCGCGAGCGCTACAAGCTGCCGTACGGCGCGACCGTCAACATCAAGGACGGCGCCGAGATCAAGGCCGGCCAGACCGTCGCCAACTGGGATCCGCATAACCACCCGATCGTTTCGGAAGTCGCCGGTTTCATTCGCTTCATCGACTTCGTCGATGGCGTGACCGTGATCGAGAAGACCGACGAACTCACCGGCCTGGCCTCGCGCGAAATCACCGATCCCAAGCGTCGCGGTTCGCAGGGCAAGGATCTGCGTCCGATCGTGCGCATCGTCGATAAGAACGGCAAGGATCTGTCGATCCCCAACACCGATCTGCCGGCGCAGTACCTGCTGCCGCCGCGTTCGATCGTCAACCTGCAGGACGGCGCCGCGGTCGGCGTGGGCGACGTGGTCGCCAAGATCCCGCAGGAAGCGTCGAAGACCCGCGACATCACCGGTGGTCTGCCGCGCGTGGCCGACTTGTTCGAAGCGCGCAAGCCCAAGGACCCGGCGATCCTGGCGGAAGTCTCCGGCATCGTCAGCTTCGGCAAGGACACCAAGGGCAAGCAGCGCCTGATCATCAAGCAGGCCGACGGTGAAGAGCACGAAGAGCTGATCCCGAAGTACCGCCAGATCATCGTGTTCGAAGGCGAGCACGTGGAGAAGGGCGAGACCGTGGTGGACGGCGAGCCGAGCCCGCAGGACATCCTGCGCCTGCTCGGCGTGGAGCCCCTGGCCGTGTACCTGACCAAGGAAATCCAGGACGTCTACCGCCTGCAGGGCGTGAAGATCAACGACAAGCACATCGAAGTGATCGTCCGTCAGATGCTGCGCAAGGTCGAAATCACCGACCACGGCGACAGCAAGTTCCTGCACGGCGAGCAGATCGAGCGTCAGCGCTTCGTCGAAGAGAACGCGCGTCTGCTGGCCCGTAACCTGATCCCGGCCAAGTACGACCCGGTCCTGCTGGGCATCACCAAGGCCTCGCTGGCGACGGAATCGTTCATTTCGGCGGCGTCCTTCCAGGAAACCACCCGCGTGCTGACCGAGGCCGCCGTGCGCGGTACCCGCGATGGCCTGCGCGGCCTGAAGGAAAACGTGATCGTCGGCCGTCTGATCCCGGCCGGCACCGGCCTGGCGTACCACACCCAGCGCCGCAAGAACGCTTCTGGTCTGACCGACCAGGAGATGGAAGCGCTGTCCGGTCCGGTCGTTGCGGTCGAGGCTCCGGCCCCGGCGGCGGCCGAAGCGGTGACCGGCGACGACAACGCGTAA
- the rpsL gene encoding 30S ribosomal protein S12 codes for MATINQLVRKPRQATTYKSASPALANCPQRRGVCTRVYTTTPKKPNSALRKVAKVRLTNGYEVISYIGGEGHNLQEHSVVLIRGGRVKDLPGVRYHTVRGSLDAAGVAKRRQSRSKYGAKRPKS; via the coding sequence ATGGCAACCATCAATCAGCTCGTCCGCAAGCCGCGGCAGGCGACCACCTACAAGAGCGCCTCGCCGGCGCTCGCGAACTGCCCGCAGCGTCGCGGCGTTTGCACCCGCGTGTACACCACGACCCCGAAGAAGCCGAACTCGGCTCTGCGTAAGGTCGCCAAGGTGCGCCTGACCAACGGTTACGAAGTCATTTCGTACATCGGCGGCGAAGGCCACAACCTGCAGGAGCACTCGGTCGTGCTGATCCGCGGCGGTCGCGTCAAGGACCTGCCGGGCGTGCGCTACCACACCGTGCGCGGCTCGCTCGACGCCGCCGGTGTGGCCAAGCGTCGCCAGAGCCGCTCCAAGTACGGCGCCAAGCGTCCGAAGTCCTAA
- the fusA gene encoding elongation factor G, which yields MARTTPIERYRNFGIMAHIDAGKTTTSERILFYTGVSHKIGEVHEGAATMDWMEQEQERGITITSAATTAFWKGMDKSLPEHRFNIIDTPGHVDFTIEVERSLRVLDGAVFVLCAVGGVQPQSETVWRQANKYSVPRMAFVNKMDRTGANFDKVVEQLKARLGAYAVPMQVPIGAEEGFEGVVDLLKMKAIHWDVASQGTKFEYRDIPADLQARADEARAFMIEAAAEASEEFMDKYLNEGELSEEEIVAGLRARTLRVEIVPVFCGSAFKNKGVQAMLDGVINLLPSPSDRPPVAGIDEDDKEDTRKASDAEPFSALAFKIMTDPFVGSLTFFRVYSGVLNSGDQVYNPVKSKKERVGRILQMHANQRDEIKEVRAGDIAAAVGLKDVTTGDTLCAQDHIITLERMIFPEPVISMAVEPKTKSDQEKMGIALGRLAQEDPSFRVRTDEESGQTIIAGMGELHLDILVDRMKREFNVEANVGKPQVAYRETIRKSDVKSDYKHAKQSGGKGQYGHVVIELSPMNEKDRANEDVENDFLFVNDITGGVIPKEFIPAIEKGLRETITSGPLAGFPVVGVKVKLVFGSYHDVDSSEMAFKLAASMAFKEGFRKADPVLLEPMMKVEVVTPEDYVGDVMGDLSRRRGLLQGQDDTPSGKTINAMVPLGEMFGYATTIRSLTQGRATFTMEFDHYAEAPNNIAETVIKKGN from the coding sequence GTGGCTCGCACCACTCCCATCGAGCGTTACCGCAACTTCGGCATCATGGCTCACATCGATGCCGGCAAGACCACGACTTCCGAGCGCATCCTGTTCTACACCGGCGTCAGCCACAAGATCGGCGAAGTGCACGAAGGTGCCGCGACGATGGACTGGATGGAGCAGGAGCAGGAACGCGGCATCACCATCACTTCCGCCGCGACCACCGCGTTCTGGAAGGGCATGGACAAGTCGCTGCCCGAACACCGCTTCAACATCATCGACACCCCCGGACACGTGGACTTCACCATCGAAGTGGAGCGCTCGCTGCGCGTCCTCGACGGTGCGGTGTTCGTGCTGTGCGCCGTCGGTGGCGTGCAGCCGCAGTCGGAGACCGTGTGGCGTCAGGCCAACAAGTACTCCGTGCCGCGCATGGCGTTCGTCAACAAGATGGACCGCACCGGCGCCAACTTCGACAAGGTCGTCGAGCAGCTGAAGGCGCGCCTGGGCGCGTACGCTGTGCCGATGCAGGTGCCGATCGGCGCTGAAGAAGGCTTCGAGGGCGTGGTCGATCTGCTCAAGATGAAGGCGATCCATTGGGACGTCGCATCGCAGGGCACCAAGTTCGAGTACCGCGACATCCCGGCCGACCTGCAAGCCCGTGCCGACGAAGCTCGCGCGTTCATGATCGAAGCCGCGGCGGAAGCCTCGGAAGAGTTCATGGACAAGTACCTCAACGAGGGCGAGCTGTCCGAGGAAGAGATCGTCGCCGGTCTGCGCGCGCGCACCCTGCGCGTCGAGATCGTGCCGGTGTTCTGCGGCTCGGCGTTCAAGAACAAGGGCGTTCAGGCCATGCTCGACGGCGTGATCAACCTGCTGCCGTCGCCGTCCGATCGTCCGCCGGTGGCGGGCATCGACGAAGACGACAAGGAAGACACCCGCAAGGCGTCCGACGCAGAGCCGTTCTCGGCGCTGGCGTTCAAGATCATGACCGACCCGTTCGTGGGTTCGCTGACCTTCTTCCGCGTCTACTCGGGCGTGCTCAATTCGGGCGACCAGGTGTACAACCCGGTCAAGTCGAAGAAAGAGCGCGTGGGCCGCATCCTGCAGATGCACGCCAACCAGCGCGATGAAATCAAGGAAGTCCGCGCCGGCGACATCGCTGCGGCGGTCGGCCTGAAGGACGTGACCACCGGCGACACGCTGTGCGCGCAGGATCACATCATCACCCTGGAACGCATGATCTTCCCGGAGCCCGTCATCTCGATGGCGGTCGAGCCCAAGACCAAGTCGGACCAGGAAAAGATGGGTATCGCCCTGGGCCGCCTGGCGCAGGAAGATCCTTCGTTCCGCGTGCGCACCGACGAAGAATCGGGTCAGACCATCATCGCCGGCATGGGCGAGCTGCACCTGGACATCCTCGTGGACCGCATGAAGCGCGAGTTCAACGTCGAAGCCAACGTCGGCAAGCCGCAGGTGGCGTACCGCGAGACCATCCGCAAGTCGGACGTCAAGTCGGACTACAAGCACGCCAAGCAGTCCGGCGGTAAGGGTCAGTACGGTCACGTCGTGATCGAGCTGTCGCCGATGAACGAGAAGGACCGCGCGAACGAGGACGTCGAGAACGATTTCCTGTTCGTCAACGACATCACCGGCGGCGTGATTCCGAAGGAATTCATCCCGGCGATCGAGAAGGGCCTGCGCGAAACCATCACCAGCGGTCCGCTGGCCGGCTTCCCGGTCGTGGGCGTCAAGGTCAAGTTGGTGTTCGGCTCGTACCACGACGTCGACTCCTCGGAAATGGCGTTCAAGCTCGCCGCGTCGATGGCGTTCAAGGAAGGTTTCCGCAAGGCCGATCCGGTCCTGCTGGAGCCGATGATGAAGGTCGAAGTCGTGACGCCGGAAGATTACGTCGGCGACGTGATGGGCGACTTGAGCCGTCGTCGCGGCCTGCTGCAGGGCCAGGACGACACGCCGTCGGGCAAGACCATCAACGCGATGGTGCCGCTGGGCGAAATGTTCGGTTACGCGACGACCATTCGTTCGCTGACCCAGGGTCGCGCCACCTTCACGATGGAATTCGATCACTACGCCGAGGCGCCGAACAACATCGCCGAGACCGTGATCAAGAAGGGCAACTGA